The DNA region ACCGACTGGAACGCCAGAACGGGCGGCAAATTCGTCAGCCTGTTCTCCCGCGCCTCTCGGCCTATCTGCTCCTGAAGAGCCTTCGTCAACAGCCACGACTGGCGGGCGGCGTTCACCGGGAACGAGTTGTATTTATACGGATTATATTCCGGGGAGATATTCAGCCACGCCGCTTTGGCAAACGCCGGGAGCAGCGCCGGTAGCCCGGCGAAACCGGCGAACCGCGCAAAGGCCGTCACGCCGATCATCGGTGACAGCAGGATCACCTGCTGCGGCCTGCGCAGCGTAGAGGAGTCCAGGGCATCGAGGGCATATTTCATCGCCAGCGCTCCGCCGTTGGAGTAGCCCACCAGATGCAGGGGCACCCGATCTCCCGCCAGACGCGTCGCTTCCCGCACGGCAAGGCGCGTCGCCGCCAGCCACATCTCCCAGTCAACGTCCGTCAGCGCGCCGGGCGCGGTGCCGTGCCCGGGCAGGCGCGGTACCACGGCGACAAAGCCGTGTGCCTGATAATTCTGAGCAAGATGTCTGACGCTGTAGGGCGAATCCGTCAGCCCGTGCAGCAACACCACCGCGCCGCGCGGCTTTCCGGCGGGCATCAGCACAAAGGAACGGTTGGCATCGGGTGCAAACTGACCGGGCCACACCAGGCTCTGGCGATAGTAGCGGTTTAACGGAGTCTGTTCCTCCCCCGCTGTTTTCGCCGTTACCGCGTTATCCAGATCGGTGAAAATCGCCTTTTCCCGGGCCTGATACCCGGCAAAATCGGCATTGTCCATCTCTCGCACGGACATCTCGTCCGCCCGCCAGGTATGCCAGAGGTGCAGCTCCGGTCCCTGCTGCGAGAGGTACACCCTTACCGCCAGCAGGACGATCAGGACGATCCCAACAACCATGCCTGTTTTCTTTGCTAGCGCCATCAGACGCTCGCTGACTCGCCAGGGCCAATTCGCCATGCCGCGTTCCCTTTCATATTCACCGTGTATCTATCTTATCAAAAATGTGAACACGCTGACGTATTCACCAAATTCATATTTGCCGGGTCAGCCGGTGCACCAAAAGTGAACTACGCTGCACAAATGTTGATCATTAGTTAAACAAATATTGCATGAAGTTTACGGCGCAGCAGGTTTCACCGCCTCTGTGAACATGGCACGCGTCATGCATTGTTAATCTGGTAACACACATCCGGCTTTTGACAGCCTGTTAACAGCGAGGCGGTATGACGACGAAACCTGAGATGTTGAGCCGTATCGAAGCGACGTTCAGCCAGCTTACGCCCAGCGAAAAGCGGGTTGGAAGCTGGCTGCTGGCGCACGCCGCGCAGATACCGTTCGAAACGGCTGAAAGCGTCGGTCAGGCTAGCGGGACCAGCGGGATTACCGTTGGACGCTTCCTGCGCAAGCTGGGGTATCGCAACCTTGAAGATGCCAAAAAGAGCCTGCGCGATCCCTATCAGCCCTGGGGCATGAACGAGCGGCTTGACTCCTGGCAACAGCAGTCCCCCCTGCCCAACCGCCTTCAGCACGCCCTGTCGCTGGAAGTTGACGCCATCACGCAGGTTTATCAGCTGGCGCAAACGGACGTCTTCCGCCGGGTGGTGCACAACCTTGCCCATGCGGACGCGGTGTTTGTGCTGGGGATCCAGTCTACGCGCGGGATCGCTAACGCCTTCTTCAGCCACCTTGAGTACCTCCGCCCGCGCGTGAGCTATTCGGAGGGGGCATCCGGCAGCTGGGTAGACTCCCTGAACTCGGGGTTTTCGCACCCGTATGTCGTGCTGACCGATACGCGCGCCTACTCCGCGATGGCCCGCCAGTACTGCCGCGTCGCGAGCGAAAAAGGTATTCCGCTGGCCTTAATTACCGATATCTGGTGCCCGTGGGCGCGGGATTATTCGATGGATTTACTGCAGGTGAAAACCGATACCGGTCATTTCTGGGATTCACTTGCCCCCGTGAGCTGTCTGTTCAACCTGCTGCTGTCGGGCGTGGTGGAGGCGCTGGGCGATGCGCTTCCGGCACGCCTGGCGGTAAACCGACAATTACAGCAAGAGTTTGGTCAATTCGAACGCTAAAGGAGCGGAGCCATGCCCGAAGAGAGTGAACTGATTGATGTGGCGAAGATGTTTCCCGCGCTGCATATCGATCTGAAGTACGCCACCGCCGATAACATCACCGGTCGCCCGATCTACCAGGAGGCGCTGTGCCTGCTTCATACCGATGCCGCCACCGCGCTCGCAAAAGCCATCAGCATTGCCGCGCTGGCGGGGCTGAAGCTGGTGGTTTACGACGCCTACCGACCGCAGCAGGCGCAGGCCCAGCTGTGGGATGCCTGCCCAAACCCGGAGTATGTGGTCGACGTGGCGATTGGCTCCAACCACAGCCGCGGCACGGCCATCGACGTCACGCTTATGGACGAGCATAACGCCGTGCTGGACATGGGCGCCGGTTTTGACGAAATGCACGATCGTTCGCATCCGTATCACCCTTCCGTACCGCCGCACGCCCAGCGCAACCGTCTGCTGCTGAACGCCATCATGTTTGGCGGCGGTTTTGTAGGTATCAGCAGCGAATGGTGGCATTTCGAACTGCCGAACGCCGCCAGCTATCCGCTGCTTGATGACCGTTTTGCCTGTTTTTCACTGACGCACACCCCTCTTTAAACCTGGAGCACTGCCATGAAAACATCGCTTCTCTCAACCGTCATTGCCGCCACGCTGGCCCTGAGCGCACCGCTGGCGCTGGCCGCCGTCCCGAAAGACATGCTGGCGATCGGTAAAGCCGCCGACCCGCAAACGCTCGATCCGGCCATCACCATCGATAACAACGACTGGACCGTGACCTATCCGTCCTACCAGCGTCTGGTTAAGTACAAGCCGGGCTCCACCGAGGTAGAAGGCGATCTGTCGACGGGCTGGAAAGCCTCCGACGACCAAAAAGAGTGGACCTTTACCCTGGCGGACAATGCAAAATTCTCCGACGGTACCCCGGTCACCGCCGAGGCGGTCAAACTCTCCTTTGAGCGCCTGCTGAAGCTCGGCCAGGGGCCGTCTGAAGCCTTCCCCAAAGATTTGAAAATTGATGCGGTGGATGACCATACGGTGAAGTTCACCCTCAGCCAGCCTTTCGCGCCTTTCCTGTATACGCTGGCAAACGACGGGGCGTCCATCATTAACCCGGCGGTGCTGAAGGCCAATGCCGCGGACGATGCGCGCGGTTTTCTCGCGCAAAATACGGCCGGTTCCGGGCCGTTTATGCTCAAAAGCTGGCAGAAAGGCCAGCAGCTGGTGCTGGTGCCAAACCCCCACTGGCCGGGCGAAAAGCCGCACTTCAAGCGCGTCTCGGTGAAAATTATCGGTGAGAGCGCATCGCGTCGTCTGCAGCTTTCCCGCGGTGACCTGGACATTGCCGACTCCCTGCCGGTCGATCAGCTGGCGGCCCTCAAGCAGGAAGGCAAAGTGGCCGTTGCCGAATACCCGTCCCTGCGCGTGACCTACCTCTACCTCAACAACAGCAAAGCCCCGCTTAATCAGGTGGATTTACGCCGGGCCATTTCCTGGGCGACGGACTACCAGGGGATGGTAAAAGGCATTCTGAGCGGCAACGGCAAGCAGATGCGCGGCCCTATCCCGGAAGGCATGTGGGGCTTTGACGCCTCGGCAATGCAGTACAGCTTCGACGAAGCCAAAGCCAACGCGGCGCTGGAGAAGGTCAAAGACAAGCCCGCCAGCCTGACCTTCCTCTACTCGGACAACGATCCAAACTGGGAGCCTATCGCCCTCTCAACCCAGGCCAGCCTCGGCAAGATCGGCATTAACGTCAAGCTGGAAAAACTGGCCAATGCCACCATGCGCGACCGCGTCGGAAAAGGCGATTACGACATCGCCATCGGCAACTGGAGCCCGGACTTTGCCGACCCGTACATGTTCATGAACTACTGGTTCGAATCGGACAAAAAAGGGCTGCCGGGCAACCGTTCGTTCTATGAGAACAAAGACGTTGATTCGCTGCTCCAGGCCGCGCTGAAAACCACCGACCAGACGGAACGCACCAGGGATTACCAGCAGGCGCAAAAGGTGGTCATCGACGAGGCGGCCTACGTTTATCTGTTCCAGAAGAACTACCAGCTGGCGATGAACAAAGAGGTTAAAGGCTTCACCTTTAATCCGATGCTTGAGCAGGTGTTCAACATCGCCACCATGAGTAAATAACCGTTTTGCCGGGGGAAAGCGTATGACGTTCTGGAGCATCGTGCGCCAGCGCTGCTGGGGGTTACTCCTGGTGGTGGCCGGTGTCTGTATTATCACCTTTATTATTTCACACCTGATCCCCGGCGACCCGGCCCGTCTGCTGGCCGGCGACCGCGCCAGCGACGACATCGTGCAGAATATTCGCCAGCAGCTGGGGCTGGATCAGCCGCTGTACGTTCAGTTTGGCCGCTACGTGGACGCCCTGGCCCACGGTGATTTAGGCACGTCCATTCGCACCGGGCGCCCGGTTGCAGAAGACCTGAAGGCCTTTTTCCCCGCCACGCTGGAGCTGGCCTTTTGTTCCCTGCTGCTGGCGCTGGTCATCGGCGTGCCGCTGGGGATTTTGTCGGCGGTGTATCGCAACCGCTGGCTCGACCACCTGGTGCGATTAATGGCGATGACCGGGATCTCCACCCCGGCCTTCTGGCTTGGGCTGGGCGTCATTGTCCTGTTTTACGGGCACCTGCAGATCCTGCCGGGCGGCGGCAGGCTCGACGACTGGCTCGATCCGCCGACGCACGTCACCGGGTTTTATCTGCTGGACGCGCTGCTGGAGGGCAACGGCGAGGTCTTTTTCAATGCGCTGCAGCATCTGATTTTACCGTCGCTAACGCTGGCGTTTGTTCACCTGGGCATCGTGGCGCGTCAGGTCCGTTCCGCGATGCTGGAGCAGCTTAGCGAAGACTACATCCGCACCGCCCGCGCCAGCGGCCTGCCCGGCTGGTACATCGTCCTGCGCTACGCCCTGCCGAATGCGATGATCCCGTCGATTACCGTGCTCGGGCTGGCGCTGGGCGATCTGCTGTACGGTGCCGTATTGACCGAAACCGTTTTTGCCTGGCCGGGGATGGGTGCCTGGGTGGTGACGTCCATTCAGGCGCTCGATTTCCCTGCCGTGATGGGCTTCGCGGTCGTCGTTTCGCTGGCCTACGTGCTGGTTAATCTGGTGGTCGATCTGCTTTACCTGTGGATTGACCCGCGAATCGGGCGCGGAGGTGCCGAATGATGTTAACGCAGGAAACGCCCGTCCCGGTGAAAACCGCCAGACGGCGCATCAGCTGGGCAAAGCTGTTCTGGATGCTGCGTCAAAGCCCGCTCACGATCGTGGGCGGCGTGATTATGCTCGTGATGCTTTTCATTATGGTGGCCGCATCGTGGATCGTGCCGCACGACCCGAACGCGCTGGATCTGACCGCCCGCCTGCTTGCGCCCTCTGCGCAGCACTGGTTTGGTACCGACGAGGTGGGCCGCGATCTGTTCAGCCGCGTGCTGGTCGGCAGCCAGCAGTCGATTACCGCCGGGCTGGCGGTGGTGGTGATTGCCGGCGGCATCGGCTCGCTGCTGGGCTGTCTGTCCGGCGTGCTGGGCGGGCGCGGCGACGCCGTCATCATGCGGGTGATGGACATTATGCTCTCCATTCCCTCCC from Enterobacter chengduensis includes:
- the ddpX gene encoding D-alanyl-D-alanine dipeptidase is translated as MPEESELIDVAKMFPALHIDLKYATADNITGRPIYQEALCLLHTDAATALAKAISIAALAGLKLVVYDAYRPQQAQAQLWDACPNPEYVVDVAIGSNHSRGTAIDVTLMDEHNAVLDMGAGFDEMHDRSHPYHPSVPPHAQRNRLLLNAIMFGGGFVGISSEWWHFELPNAASYPLLDDRFACFSLTHTPL
- a CDS encoding ABC transporter substrate-binding protein, whose amino-acid sequence is MKTSLLSTVIAATLALSAPLALAAVPKDMLAIGKAADPQTLDPAITIDNNDWTVTYPSYQRLVKYKPGSTEVEGDLSTGWKASDDQKEWTFTLADNAKFSDGTPVTAEAVKLSFERLLKLGQGPSEAFPKDLKIDAVDDHTVKFTLSQPFAPFLYTLANDGASIINPAVLKANAADDARGFLAQNTAGSGPFMLKSWQKGQQLVLVPNPHWPGEKPHFKRVSVKIIGESASRRLQLSRGDLDIADSLPVDQLAALKQEGKVAVAEYPSLRVTYLYLNNSKAPLNQVDLRRAISWATDYQGMVKGILSGNGKQMRGPIPEGMWGFDASAMQYSFDEAKANAALEKVKDKPASLTFLYSDNDPNWEPIALSTQASLGKIGINVKLEKLANATMRDRVGKGDYDIAIGNWSPDFADPYMFMNYWFESDKKGLPGNRSFYENKDVDSLLQAALKTTDQTERTRDYQQAQKVVIDEAAYVYLFQKNYQLAMNKEVKGFTFNPMLEQVFNIATMSK
- a CDS encoding ABC transporter permease, which codes for MTFWSIVRQRCWGLLLVVAGVCIITFIISHLIPGDPARLLAGDRASDDIVQNIRQQLGLDQPLYVQFGRYVDALAHGDLGTSIRTGRPVAEDLKAFFPATLELAFCSLLLALVIGVPLGILSAVYRNRWLDHLVRLMAMTGISTPAFWLGLGVIVLFYGHLQILPGGGRLDDWLDPPTHVTGFYLLDALLEGNGEVFFNALQHLILPSLTLAFVHLGIVARQVRSAMLEQLSEDYIRTARASGLPGWYIVLRYALPNAMIPSITVLGLALGDLLYGAVLTETVFAWPGMGAWVVTSIQALDFPAVMGFAVVVSLAYVLVNLVVDLLYLWIDPRIGRGGAE
- a CDS encoding MurR/RpiR family transcriptional regulator; this encodes MTTKPEMLSRIEATFSQLTPSEKRVGSWLLAHAAQIPFETAESVGQASGTSGITVGRFLRKLGYRNLEDAKKSLRDPYQPWGMNERLDSWQQQSPLPNRLQHALSLEVDAITQVYQLAQTDVFRRVVHNLAHADAVFVLGIQSTRGIANAFFSHLEYLRPRVSYSEGASGSWVDSLNSGFSHPYVVLTDTRAYSAMARQYCRVASEKGIPLALITDIWCPWARDYSMDLLQVKTDTGHFWDSLAPVSCLFNLLLSGVVEALGDALPARLAVNRQLQQEFGQFER
- a CDS encoding alpha/beta hydrolase; translation: MANWPWRVSERLMALAKKTGMVVGIVLIVLLAVRVYLSQQGPELHLWHTWRADEMSVREMDNADFAGYQAREKAIFTDLDNAVTAKTAGEEQTPLNRYYRQSLVWPGQFAPDANRSFVLMPAGKPRGAVVLLHGLTDSPYSVRHLAQNYQAHGFVAVVPRLPGHGTAPGALTDVDWEMWLAATRLAVREATRLAGDRVPLHLVGYSNGGALAMKYALDALDSSTLRRPQQVILLSPMIGVTAFARFAGFAGLPALLPAFAKAAWLNISPEYNPYKYNSFPVNAARQSWLLTKALQEQIGREARENRLTNLPPVLAFQSVMDSTVSTRAVVTGLFDQLPANGSELVVFDINQAASFRPLFKPSSWTATTSLLPVAQRRYGVTIVTNADAHSFSTVAKITPAGSMQETVVPLAQSWPRDVYSLSHVAVPFPPDDDLYGREPEVKNRYGISLGTIALWGETSVLSVGKEALMRVTSNPFYDYTQERINGRIGDEKK